DNA from Halogeometricum sp. S1BR25-6:
TTAACGTCCAACTCGAAGTAGTCGCGCCTCATTCCGTGAATCGATTTTGGGCGTCACGGCGTATGAACGTAACGCCCTCACACACTCCGTGCGACTCGGACGCTGTGCCGGGAATCCGCCGACGGCGAGGGGAGAAGGGCGGAGTCGGTAGCTTTTACCGCGTCGCTCGCACCCATCCGAGCATGGTCTGGGTCCGCTCGGAGTACGCGGGACCGCTCGCCGTCGTCCTGACGTGGCTCTCGGCGCTCCTCCCGTGGAACGTGACGTACTCTCCGGCCGTCTCCGGGGGGTCGGTGCTGTTCGTCCGCTTTCCCTTCTTTCAGATTCGATACGCGTTCGGCGTCCCGTTCGCCGACGCGGTTCGGGTGTTCGACCCCTTCTCGGCCGTCGCCTTCCAGGCCGGCAACTCGATTCAGGTGGCCTACGAGGCGTGGACCGTCGGCGCGGCGGTGCTGGCCGTCGCCCTCGTCGTCTCCGTCGTCTACTACGCTCGCGAGGAGGCGTTCGAGTCCAGTCCCATCGACCCGGTCCGCCTCCTCGGCGGCCTCCTCGGACTCGGCGGCGTCGTCCTCGCCGTCGCCACCTACCTGCTCGCCACCCGCGGGTTCCCCGGCGTCCCCCTCCCTATCGGCGTCGTCTTCTACCTCGCGTTCGCGGGAGTGCTCCTGACCGTTGACCGGACCTGACCTCCTCGAACGCACCGCCGCCGAACGGGAAATTCACCCATTACGTTAAGTCACTTCGAGAGAAAGTGTCGCCAACGTACCGGAGCGCAGACGAATGTCAGAGAGGGAACTGGACTCGGGGGAGACGGGGGAACAGACGGACGCCGCGTCCGGCGGGGACGTCGGTGCGGCCGGCGACGCCGGCGCGACGGCGTTCGAGGAGCCGACGGATTCGACGCCGCCGAGGGAGTCGGACCCCTCGGACCGATGGGGGTTCGCGGCCGCCTTCGCGGACGCGCGGCGGCGACTTGTGCGCGCCGCCGAGGTGCTCCGCGGGTCGACCATCGACGTGCGGCCGTACCGGCCCGCCGACGGCGAACTCACCGCCTTCGCGGTGCCGGAAGGCGAGGACGTCGTCGACCGTTACTGGGTGAACGCGCCGTACGCCCACGTCGTGCTCACGTATGACGATGCGGCGAGCAAACACCGCTACTACGCGGTCGAACCGGAGCTGGACGATTTCCGGCGGGAACTGCTCGAACGGGTCCGCGAGGACATCCGCGACCCCCTGCTGTACGGGTCGGAGACGGCCGCCGACGAGGGGACGGTCCGCCGCGAACTGCGGGCACTCCTCGAACAGTACGGCCTCGACGTCGACATGGCGACGTTCCACACCCTGTCGTACTACCTGCACCGGGACTTCCGCGGCTACGGCCGCATCGACCCGCTGATGGCCGACCCACACATCGAGGACATCTCCTGCGACGGCTACGACCTGCCGGTGTTCGCTTACCACGACGAGTACACCGACATCGAGACCGACGTCTCCTTCGGGAAACCCGAACTCGACGGGTTCGTCGTCCGCCTCGCCCAGCGGTCGGGCCGGCACGTCAGCGTCGGCGACCCCGTCGTCGGGACGACGCTGCCCGACGGCTCGCGCGCGGAACTCGCCCTCGGCGAGGAGGTGACGCCGCACGGGTC
Protein-coding regions in this window:
- a CDS encoding DUF7549 family protein, which gives rise to MVWVRSEYAGPLAVVLTWLSALLPWNVTYSPAVSGGSVLFVRFPFFQIRYAFGVPFADAVRVFDPFSAVAFQAGNSIQVAYEAWTVGAAVLAVALVVSVVYYAREEAFESSPIDPVRLLGGLLGLGGVVLAVATYLLATRGFPGVPLPIGVVFYLAFAGVLLTVDRT